The Theobroma cacao cultivar B97-61/B2 chromosome 1, Criollo_cocoa_genome_V2, whole genome shotgun sequence genome contains the following window.
CTCCAACTTTATGAGATTTAGGACTCTGCTGGATAATGTTACGTTTATCTGCATGATGCACATCCGGAAGAGCTACTTCTTCActtgtcctttttctttttgaagagATCTGAATGTCTTGGACAGGAGTTGGATTCTGTACAAATCTTTGATGACAGTCATCAATCCTTTGTAAAGTTGAACTGCAGTTAAGAGATACTACATCTTTTGCAACAGAGAGTTGCATATTATCACCATGCAGTTCTTTCCTACATAGGCTCCAACTTGGCTCTTTTGAAGTGGGACTCTGAGTTTGCTTGTTCTTGGATGGGCTCTGAGCAATTATTGCACCAGACTTTAAATGTCAGCTTTAATATGAATTTAGAGCTAGGAAGCACTTAGGGTAGTATTGGCATCAAAACACAGGGCAAAGATTTGATCACAGTAGACTGACTTAGAATGAGAGAAGATATAGAGAAAGACATATACCTTTTGAGGAGACCGCTCATTTTTACTTCTTCCATGTGCATCTACGGAAGCATAAGCAGCAGAAACCTTCATCTGTTCACTGGACCGGGTTGGCTCAGTTGCAGTCTGGATATTCTTCTCACGGCTTCCTGACTGCAGTTTGAGGGCAACACCATCAGGGAAATCCCTCAAGGTTTTAGAAGTATTCTGCAAATCAAGCCCATTACTTTCTCTTTCATCCACCCTCCTTGCTAGACAAAAGTCTTTTAAACTGTTAATCTTAACAAGAGGTGAGCCGGACTGTGTTCTGTTTTCAGCTGTTGGAGTTAAATAGGTACTGATAGGAACTGTTTCTACTAGGTTGCATTCTCGTCCAGAAACAATAGTGGTGCTGTTATCCTGATGTTGAAGCTTTAAATTGCCAGAAAGAGTGCCTTGGTATTTTGTTGCTGATGACAACTGATTTAACCTGTCCACCAGAGGAGAAACGAGCTTATAAACTGTACCCGTATCTCTCTTATCTTCACTTATTCCAAATGTTGAAGCTACTAGTGTCCCATCTAAAAGTTCTACTGATGTCAAAGTATGATGCCCCATTTTCTTTCCTGAGTGAGTGAACTTAGATGGTGAAGTAAATGTGGCCATTCTTTCAGTAGATTTGTCATTATATTCCTTATCTTTTCCAAGCCCACTGGTCCCTCCATCTTGAATAAAACTACTGATGTTCTTTGGAGTCCCAAGACCATTGCAATCTACTTTCCCCTTCTTCAGATCAACACCGGATAACTGCTCCTCTAGATTAATAATGGGGGCATTTGCCTGTTGGCACTGAAAACTCTCACTTGGTTCCTCCATAATGGTATTGAATGGAGAAGCTCTAGAAGAAAGAGACTCTGATAATCTGAGTTTTGACTTTACAATTCCATCATTGAAAGCAGAAGCACAGGGAGAAGGCTCCAGAATTTTTAACTTGgaattacttttcaaaatgGATGGCACACTCCCACCTTGTTTTACGCTTCCCTTAGACAAAATAGAACCCGGGTGTCTTGGGGAAGGAGTAACAAATAGTGCACGTCTCGGTGAATTTGTAGTATCCAGAAGTATTTGCTGCCTTTTAGCAGATATCGAGTATATGGACCCAGCTAATGGAGACCCATGCAGTTGATTAGAAGCATGACCAACATTAGAAGTATGTATTTCATCCTGAGGAGAATTTGCTTTCACCCCATCTTTAGTTGGAGGCTGGTTTCCACATTCAAACTGTTTGAACAAATCTACCTGAACAGCTTCACTACTCTGGTTTAGTGGGGTACCAGTAGTAACAGCAAGCAACTCAGAATTCAGCACACTTGTTCCAGACATAACTTCAGTCATATCCTTGTTCCCCTGAAAtggaaacaattaaaaaagagTGCTAATCCATACCTTAGTTCTTCCTGAAGAACTGACAGATACTAACTGAGCAATGAAAAAGTATATAAATCTCTATTCACCATCTCCAACGAAGGGTGTCAATGGaagaaatatatgaaattgtgtCAGTGAAAGCTACTGCAATAACCGTTCATGAGTTGATAAGTGCAATACTTGCATCTTTGACATGTCATTGCATAACATAGATTCCTAAATAATACTAAATTAAAATctcacaaaagaaaaagaagatgatCTTGTAGATGTTAGGATAGAAAATTGTGAGATCCAAAGCACCAATGTGTAAATGAAAACTCCAAGAAATCAATCATGTAACAATGCCCCATGTGAATCTATTTAATGAAAGTAccagattaaattaaaaaaaaaaggaaataaccaaaacattaaaaaaaaaaaaaagctaaggAACATAAGATTAACAGGAGAACAATCTTTGTTCCCTGATACCAaattaaattcttaaaaagaaaataaccaaaatattgaaaaaaaaaaaagcagcaTATTATAAATGAAAACTCCGAGCATTCAATCATGTAACAACACCCCATGTGAATCTACTTAAACTaccaaattaaattattaaaaaggaaataacTAAAACATCTAAAAAGAAACAATCTGAGTAAAATTAGATTATTAGGAGAACGCACATTGTTCCCTGATaccaaattaaattattaataagaaaataaccaaaatttggggaaaaaaatAGTCCAAGTAACATCAGATTGAGCCATACTTTGTTCAGATGATCAGGAGTATGGATTTGCCAATCGAAAAAACCTTCAGCAACTGGACCATCTTTTGGGTTCGACAAGCAGTCATGCACTATTTGATCAATAAGAGTGGTTGTCGAATCACATGTTGCCTCAACCAGTTTGTTTTGAGCAGTAGAAACACCATTACTAGACATATCATGATTATTAATGATGAAAGGCTCTAAATTCCCATAATGTAAGGGTTCCACACAGTCATTCCCATTCTCACGAGATATGGCCAATTCAATCCTTGATAACTTTGGACTGGTAGAATCAGAAGCAGGGATGGCATTAAACTCCTTACTGCCTTCTGCCAAAAGTGCTTCTAATGTGGGAGAGAGTCTCCCATAATCATACCTATGCAGGCTTTCTCCAACAAGACTCATGTCATTAGAATCTCTACCACCACTAGACTTATTAATAGGCACAGGTGATGGAGACTTTAGCTTCTTCACCTTTGTTAACACCATTAAACTTTCTGGATCAGAAGGCATGGTAACTTGGCAAGGCGTCTTCTCTTCAGATGCAAGACGAACTCCTGTTGAGGTAGTGAGATCTCCTGACTCTGATCGCACAATGCTACGAAAATGCATTGAAAATGCTGTTGAATCCATTGTGATATCATGGTTATCATCTGAAGCAGCAGAATCAGACAACCTTCCAGGTCGGATAAAGTTTGCAGACACAGGTCCAAAAAAGTTGTCTTCTGCAACAAGACATTTGAACAAACATTTCAAAACATGGCAATTATTAGCATTAACCATTCTATTCATTAGCTTAAATCACTAGATTTATGATATAACAGGAGACAAATATCTTTTCATCTCAGAAAATTTTAGGCAATGAGGCGTTGTATATTAATGCTTTGTTTGAGTGTTATTTTACTACTTGCTTTTTGATTCTTAAAAAGTTGCTAAGAAATAAAACACAAATAGTGAAAAGAATATTCATGTTTAATCAAAGatgaacaaaaaatgaaaacataacTCACGTTCAaacataattattatataaggTAAAGTAGAACATTTTATTATTCACCAAAGCTATCGAAAGAATTAGTATTTGCTTTTATATTGAAGTTGCACTTTTTGCATTTTGGTTtccaaaacaaaaagcaaataacaaaataacaacCGAAAGGCGCCTCAACAATTATGAACCCTAAGTCTTGGCAAACTAAAAcaaatgcttaaaaattaacaatgcAACCCAAACTGACCATCATTAGAAGTAGCAGACCCCACTGTGCTACTTCCACCTGGAGACGGCGACTCCATCGGCCTCAAGAACGACTTTCTCGCACTCAAGACGTCGTCATCTTCATCCTCATCGTCATCAGCACCGTTTGAATCATCACTATCCACCAAATCTCTAAAGAGACCAAGCACTGCCTTGTCCCGGTCAGAAGCTGCCCTGGGAGTGGAATCCGGCGGGGTCTCGCAGTCGTCGTCGCGTTTGAAGATATGGACCGAGGTGATCTCGCGGTCGGCAAAGCTCACGCGCCGCGACCGTTTCTTCCTGAAGGCGATGGTTTCTTCGTCCGTCTCCTGCGTGTTGCAGGGGGGTTCGTCGGGGAGTTTAGAGGCCATTCTTCCGGAGGAGAGAGTGGGGAAATTTGGGGAAATTTTCAGAATTAGGGTTCAGAAATTGAAATacatattttctttccttgtgtTTCAGTAGGAGTGTGGGGACTGGGGAGTGGCTTTGTGCGGGAAAGATCGtgaagaaattttgaattcgCAAGCCCTTTCTTTCtgcccctttttttttttctttgtgtgCGCTTTTTACTCATTAACATAAAGTAATactttattcattattttttgcaataaaaaagaaatgagattTTGTTTGTACCAAAAAAATGGAACGCCATTTAAcccaaaattttaatagtatatttatgttatgacgCAATTTATTTATCgaaaaaattgaatgattactttaatttttctaaataaaaaaatattttaaaaaatttaaacataatgagtaaaaaaaagtctctaaattaattataaaattttaaataaatatttatttttttattacgtttaatgAATTGTTTATATTTggatttttaatcaaataaatttttataattaacagttaattaattaatgttaaataaaaatattaattattattttatattgatgtgaCATGATAAAATGGTTACatggtatttttttattctcctTTTAATGCCACatgtaatattttgattaatgataattaattaactgttagttataaaatttatttaatttaaaataaattataaaaattaattgaatataataaaataataaatatttatttaaatttttaaataatttaaaattattttaaattattagtgcaaaaaatttatttaaaacttgtttggcttacatttttttaatttaaaagctattataaaGCTCTTATGTTCCAACCTATTTAAAGCATGTTTGGCTTGactttttttagtttaaaactattatgaagttcatatgaaaaataataatttttaaaattaagataaaactgtttggtaaatttaatttttataagttcTTTTTTATAGATAAGACTTTTGGTAAAAcaacttatataaattttaattttaattaaaattactataaagagtatttaataaatcaagaaaaaaaattaaatcaaataaaaaaataagtgtgaaaaaaatataatttctcCTATAATATTATGAATTGCTAAAAGATAAatgaagaatataaaaaaatatttgttattattttttaaagattggcttgaaatttatgacatttggagttgaataaaaataatgttacATACAAGGAAGAGAACTCAATATGGTATTAATAATGGATCCAATCGAGTCAGAAAAATCACTTTTAGCCATTGATTTGGCAACCCATTTTCCTACCGAAATCATCAACGCTAATTCCATACAAGTCTATCAAGGTCTCGATATCCTTATTCAAAAACTTTCCCTCCATTAACACAAAGATTTtggcttttatatttttttctcattatttAATGGATTATTTGTTTTATCAAGGAGTGCTACATTATCTGTTGGTACTGTTAACTCAAATGTGAAATTCACTACTAAATATTTTAAGGATTTTGCAATTCCTGTTGCCAAAGGAATTAAAGtctatttcaattttcttgtAATGCAACATATTATTAtacctaaaagaaaaaattctttaaaattgaGCTACCACAAATGAATACAAATATTgacttttcaattttcatctaatttATTTCAACAATTATTGACTTATTtgacaaattattttaatcataattaacaaatattatatacataaaaagaAGTTAATAACAAATAAGCATCACataattgtcatatcaaacaataaagtaagaaatatcaaacaataaaaagagttttcaaagtaaaaaaaaaacgatagaaaataaaatgaaaaacaaaacagaaaaaaaagaaacaatatttgaatgcagttttgaattttgggttttcttttctcttaatttttgtaaaaacaaaaaaaaaccctagaaaGATGATTTGTTGAAAGGAGAAGAGAAGAGGAATATCAATAGGGAGAGAGGGAggatatatttttttagagaggaactttttagaaaaaaaataactctcTTACAAAGCTggcatgtttttttttttaaaaaaaaaaagagaaagagaaagctcttatttgaaactttttttttaattttgttttttaaaaaaaattattttttttaagagcttctCACAAAATTCTGTTTCCAGCTTATGTTTTTAAGAATTATATAAGCTAAAAATAAGTTAGGCCAAACAAGCATGTGagctggttttttttttaacttatctaTCTTTTAAAAGTAgaaatcaagtcaaataagattttgataagctcttaaaaaataattaattttttaaaaaataaaattataataaaaccttaaaagaaaaacttgagCCTGTTTgacttagtttttttttttcttttttaacttgAAAGCTATTTTGaaactcttatgaaaaataataacttttaaaattaagctaaaattatttggtaagcacttttacaaaataaattatataagctctaagtttagttaaaatttacaataacgGATATCCATGTCATcttcaataatttataaacCAAAGTGGAACAAATCTGCTTtgagtttatatatatttcaga
Protein-coding sequences here:
- the LOC18612517 gene encoding uncharacterized protein LOC18612517 isoform X2, whose protein sequence is MASKLPDEPPCNTQETDEETIAFRKKRSRRVSFADREITSVHIFKRDDDCETPPDSTPRAASDRDKAVLGLFRDLVDSDDSNGADDDEDEDDDVLSARKSFLRPMESPSPGGSSTVGSATSNDDNFFGPVSANFIRPGRLSDSAASDDNHDITMDSTAFSMHFRSIVRSESGDLTTSTGVRLASEEKTPCQVTMPSDPESLMVLTKVKKLKSPSPVPINKSSGGRDSNDMSLVGESLHRYDYGRLSPTLEALLAEGSKEFNAIPASDSTSPKLSRIELAISRENGNDCVEPLHYGNLEPFIINNHDMSSNGVSTAQNKLVEATCDSTTTLIDQIVHDCLSNPKDGPVAEGFFDWQIHTPDHLNKGNKDMTEVMSGTSVLNSELLAVTTGTPLNQSSEAVQVDLFKQFECGNQPPTKDGVKANSPQDEIHTSNVGHASNQLHGSPLAGSIYSISAKRQQILLDTTNSPRRALFVTPSPRHPGSILSKGSVKQGGSVPSILKSNSKLKILEPSPCASAFNDGIVKSKLRLSESLSSRASPFNTIMEEPSESFQCQQANAPIINLEEQLSGVDLKKGKVDCNGLGTPKNISSFIQDGGTSGLGKDKEYNDKSTERMATFTSPSKFTHSGKKMGHHTLTSVELLDGTLVASTFGISEDKRDTGTVYKLVSPLVDRLNQLSSATKYQGTLSGNLKLQHQDNSTTIVSGRECNLVETVPISTYLTPTAENRTQSGSPLVKINSLKDFCLARRVDERESNGLDLQNTSKTLRDFPDGVALKLQSGSREKNIQTATEPTRSSEQMKVSAAYASVDAHGRSKNERSPQKSPSKNKQTQSPTSKEPSWSLCRKELHGDNMQLSVAKDVVSLNCSSTLQRIDDCHQRFVQNPTPVQDIQISSKRKRTSEEVALPDVHHADKRNIIQQSPKSHKVGENYTERMLEFYDGSDKGNERIEDGKTSKNWTDISLKLSADTNQLLSPSFDKLNIKVINMMEDILIHQQKVNLCAMLCSEIQSQLCSAYDQSSNIWHKRVAGTKPLLYRIVYEKAKLQLMHVKHERLLKQVQLLRTRVQESQMLKLNCVIHPPVSAEKDTQLDDNLRPVRIGGNVAGSSDKVTTMKHEAEALEKKIKNLTKSFHIYCKMKGEPSCSDTIDLVNDHLKKRTCCRFIRQDMQLWEVDDLENRNGLHNVVLNYHGFICQSLKLNTGPISSIIVANKLKDINITKNFPNMDACSAFAFVFKHESTKKYGGFKSLAQETQRTSLLLTNLLDVVEEVQIAQLEIRNLTLTSFHSPSAEQLGLQLAFVDFDSGVKVMMTVDVTCLNCGVYPSEVLPYQLQTPTAGTENLQLRPLSAEIKAAVGNLRAGHSRIIRLCRCVSQVMRSSGR
- the LOC18612517 gene encoding uncharacterized protein LOC18612517 isoform X1, which gives rise to MASKLPDEPPCNTQETDEETIAFRKKRSRRVSFADREITSVHIFKRDDDCETPPDSTPRAASDRDKAVLGLFRDLVDSDDSNGADDDEDEDDDVLSARKSFLRPMESPSPGGSSTVGSATSNDEDNFFGPVSANFIRPGRLSDSAASDDNHDITMDSTAFSMHFRSIVRSESGDLTTSTGVRLASEEKTPCQVTMPSDPESLMVLTKVKKLKSPSPVPINKSSGGRDSNDMSLVGESLHRYDYGRLSPTLEALLAEGSKEFNAIPASDSTSPKLSRIELAISRENGNDCVEPLHYGNLEPFIINNHDMSSNGVSTAQNKLVEATCDSTTTLIDQIVHDCLSNPKDGPVAEGFFDWQIHTPDHLNKGNKDMTEVMSGTSVLNSELLAVTTGTPLNQSSEAVQVDLFKQFECGNQPPTKDGVKANSPQDEIHTSNVGHASNQLHGSPLAGSIYSISAKRQQILLDTTNSPRRALFVTPSPRHPGSILSKGSVKQGGSVPSILKSNSKLKILEPSPCASAFNDGIVKSKLRLSESLSSRASPFNTIMEEPSESFQCQQANAPIINLEEQLSGVDLKKGKVDCNGLGTPKNISSFIQDGGTSGLGKDKEYNDKSTERMATFTSPSKFTHSGKKMGHHTLTSVELLDGTLVASTFGISEDKRDTGTVYKLVSPLVDRLNQLSSATKYQGTLSGNLKLQHQDNSTTIVSGRECNLVETVPISTYLTPTAENRTQSGSPLVKINSLKDFCLARRVDERESNGLDLQNTSKTLRDFPDGVALKLQSGSREKNIQTATEPTRSSEQMKVSAAYASVDAHGRSKNERSPQKSPSKNKQTQSPTSKEPSWSLCRKELHGDNMQLSVAKDVVSLNCSSTLQRIDDCHQRFVQNPTPVQDIQISSKRKRTSEEVALPDVHHADKRNIIQQSPKSHKVGENYTERMLEFYDGSDKGNERIEDGKTSKNWTDISLKLSADTNQLLSPSFDKLNIKVINMMEDILIHQQKVNLCAMLCSEIQSQLCSAYDQSSNIWHKRVAGTKPLLYRIVYEKAKLQLMHVKHERLLKQVQLLRTRVQESQMLKLNCVIHPPVSAEKDTQLDDNLRPVRIGGNVAGSSDKVTTMKHEAEALEKKIKNLTKSFHIYCKMKGEPSCSDTIDLVNDHLKKRTCCRFIRQDMQLWEVDDLENRNGLHNVVLNYHGFICQSLKLNTGPISSIIVANKLKDINITKNFPNMDACSAFAFVFKHESTKKYGGFKSLAQETQRTSLLLTNLLDVVEEVQIAQLEIRNLTLTSFHSPSAEQLGLQLAFVDFDSGVKVMMTVDVTCLNCGVYPSEVLPYQLQTPTAGTENLQLRPLSAEIKAAVGNLRAGHSRIIRLCRCVSQVMRSSGR
- the LOC18612517 gene encoding uncharacterized protein LOC18612517 isoform X3; the encoded protein is MASKLPDEPPCNTQETDEETIAFRKKRSRRVSFADREITSVHIFKRDDDCETPPDSTPRAASDRDKAVLGLFRDLVDSDDSNGADDDEDEDDDVLSARKSFLRPMESPSPGGSSTVGSATSNDEDNFFGPVSANFIRPGRLSDSAASDDNHDITMDSTAFSMHFRSIVRSESGDLTTSTGVRLASEEKTPCQVTMPSDPESLMVLTKVKKLKSPSPVPINKSSGGRDSNDMSLVGESLHRYDYGRLSPTLEALLAEGSKEFNAIPASDSTSPKLSRIELAISRENGNDCVEPLHYGNLEPFIINNHDMSSNGVSTAQNKLVEATCDSTTTLIDQIVHDCLSNPKDGPVAEGFFDWQIHTPDHLNKGNKDMTEVMSGTSVLNSELLAVTTGTPLNQSSEAVQVDLFKQFECGNQPPTKDGVKANSPQDEIHTSNVGHASNQLHGSPLAGSIYSISAKRQQILLDTTNSPRRALFVTPSPRHPGSILSKGSVKQGGSVPSILKSNSKLKILEPSPCASAFNDGIVKSKLRLSESLSSRASPFNTIMEEPSESFQCQQANAPIINLEEQLSGVDLKKGKVDCNGLGTPKNISSFIQDGGTSGLGKDKEYNDKSTERMATFTSPSKFTHSGKKMGHHTLTSVELLDGTLVASTFGISEDKRDTGTVYKLVSPLVDRLNQLSSATKYQGTLSGNLKLQHQDNSTTIVSGRECNLVETVPISTYLTPTAENRTQSGSPLVKINSLKDFCLARRVDERESNGLDLQNTSKTLRDFPDGVALKLQSGSREKNIQTATEPTRSSEQMKVSAAYASVDAHGRSKNERSPQKSPSKNKQTQSPTSKEPSWSLCRKELHGDNMQLSVAKDVVSLNCSSTLQRIDDCHQRFVQNPTPVQDIQISSKRKRTSEEVALPDVHHADKRNIIQQSPKSHKVGENYTERMLEFYDGSDKGNERIEDGKTSKNWTDISLKLSADTNQLLSPSFDKLNIKVINMMEDILIHQQKVNLCAMLCSEIQSQLCSAYDQSSNIWHKRVAGTKPLLYRIVYEKAKLQLMHVKHERLLKQVQLLRTRVQESQMLKLNCVIHPPVSAEKDTQLDDNLRPVRIGGNVAGSSDKVTTMKHEAEALEKKIKNLTKSFHIYCKMKGEPSCSDTIDLVNDHLKKRTCCRFIRQDMQLWEVDDLENRNGLHNVVLNYHGFICQSLKLNTGPISSIIVANKLKDINITKNFPNMDACSAFAFVFKHESTKKYGGFKSLAQETQLSSWVCSLLSLILTVV